The DNA sequence GTTCATAGAGAACTTTCGAGTCTTCTTGAGCATGTTAGGAGTATGCCAGTAATTGAAGAGTATGCTGTGAATATGGCAGGTAATAGCATCAGCGACAGTTAGGCATCTTGATTTAGCATTTAATATAAGTGCTGCACTGGGAGTCTGGAGGATGAAGTATGTTGGTGTGGAAGGCATCAAATATTAACCATTAAAATTTTTAAGCTCACACTCTGAATACTTGCAAACAAAGATACACTGATACAGGAATACAAATTCTTTTGTCTACCCTGGCAAGCCAGCTCAGATGTTCTGGAATCTGGATGGGTGTCATTTGACAGTGTATGTTACCTTTGTCTTTTGGGTAAATGGTTTATAtacctttttcttttgggtaaATGATGTATCTACTTTTGGGTATCAGTAAATGTTGGAAAGAGGGTAGGAAGAAGCTGGTCATATTTCAGTCTGTACTCAGTAGTGTAAGTTGTAATTAACAGTATCCTCGATTTAAAATGTAAATTGGGACAATTCTGTTTTTTCTTCTCTGTATCAGATCTGACCGTAGTTCAGGGgttatttgttcaaattgttTGATGGGAGGATGCACCATGAGGAGTTGTAAATCCTTTAGAACTTGCTATTCTGGCTTAGTTATATGTGAAAGAAGGCTCTGTTGTAAGACTAATAGAACCAGAAGATTGAGCTCATCTTGGTCAGTGTATCTGCTGTTTATTTTTGTTACAGTGTATCTGTTCTTTTCTTCATCTgaattctgaaaaaaaaaattgacatatGCTGCATTTCTACTCTTGAGAGAAAACATATTTGTACATTTTGGCACTTCTATCTATTTCACTATCTTTTTGGTAATGAAATAGGGTTATGAACTTGTGGTTACAAATCTCGGTTTTCTCTTCATTTAGGGCCAGGAGTACAAGAACATGTGTAAATTGCTCTGTTTCTTGTAAATACTGCTCAATTACACGAAAGTTACCTCGAGTCTTTAACGAAGGAACGGAACCAAGACTTTCTCTCTCATCCCGTGTTGAAGGGTGGGGGCAATGGCAAATGAGAACGGCCTGGTTGTGTAGGGGACATAAATGGAAATCAATGTCCATGGTCATAATTACCAATGGACTAATTTGATGAAAACGTCTGATTGGTGTTGGGGGCAGGTAAAACACGGTTACGTATTCATGTCTCCCAGACCCACACGGCCACACTCTACTTTAGCTTTTCAATTGCAATATCTGGGAGTGTTCCGCTCCAACAAGACCAGGTTCACCCATTGTGGTTTCTCCTTTTTGCAAGAAATGGAGAATGAGGCTCGAGATTCGAACTCTAACCATGAGTGTCACGATTGCATGTGAAGATAAAAGAGAATTAAGGGTCAAGAGTCGAACTCTAGCTGTGAGTACGTGTCACAAATGCGAAAGTAAAAGTAGTCTACCATTGAAGCTATGAGCATTCGCACTAATTTAAAGTGCATCTAAGAGTATGAGAGTGAAAAAACATGACGATTGAGAGTAAAACTCTAACCGTGAGTGTCACGAGTGTTGGAGCAAAGTACTCAACGTTAAGCGTGTACACTATTTTAATCATCTAGTGCATGCAAGAGTATGATGAAACATGGGATTAGGCAAATCTTGATGAAATGGATTTGCAACAAGATGGTGCATGCATAATTATTTGGTCTTGCAATAATTTGTCTCTGTTTCTCGTCATATATAGATTTGAGACAAAATATTGTGCTTCTCATAATAAAAATTAGTTAAGGTTTGAAGGTCTCTAATTGTCGGAGGTGGTCCCTTTGTGCTTGCATAACCAGCACCATGAAGCATAGTAATCAAATCGGCACTACGTTTGGTCGAGAACCAACCCTGAGTTTTGATTCCATTTTGCTAAGGATTTCGACAACATAGTGCTAAGGATTTTGATTCCATTTTGCTAAGGATTTCAGATTGTTCgacaggattttttttttcctgaatttTATGCCGTGTAGATTGTTCATGATGCAACATCTACATAGATCTGTTTTTCTTAGAAAATTTATTGTCTGGTGTATCGGACAAATTTGAATTCTGTGAATAAGACTGCTTCCTTGTAAGTCCATGGAATAATCTTATTGCTTCAATTGTCCTTTCTGGAAGACCCTGGAATGGAACCAAGTCAAGTGAGAAATTTATTGCTGTCTTCTTCCAATGAAGATAGATTAACAGCTTAACATGCATAGAGATCAAGCAAGAAACAGAATCAAATAGATCCACTATAGAGTACGAACAAAAGTGAAGTCAAGGATTTTATGGATTACTCAATTGGATCATATcttatttgatttttgataAATGCATCATAAACCCAGTGACAAAAAATTGAAGGTCTAAAAAGCTAAACGTTAGTCTACATTTTGACCATGTTGTAGATTGACCCAAAGTGGACGGAGAAAGGTTGTAAATTGGTCCACCATATGTAAATGTTATTGATAAACTATAATTTAGTTCCGAATGAATGAAGTTGAGTAAATTATAAATCTTACTGTTTGGATGAATAATACTCTGAGAATGTCTAAAATAATTTAGTCCCGAATGATATAAGTTGAGTAAATTATAGACCTTATTGTTTGGATGAATAATACTCTTTGAATGTCTAAAATGATGTACAAATAGTTTTAGTGCTCTAAATTCTTCTTTTGCATATGGCTGAGAGATGGAATACTTTTGGCATTCAATTACATTATAGTTCTAAGTTGCAAGTTCTACTCCTACCTGCAACACATTTAAGCTAAAAATTGTATTATTAACTGATATGATGATGAAGAGTAGAAGATGAAGACATGATGAAGAAGGGTATTTCTACAAAATTCGTAACACACACAAAGTTACAGAGCAGTCTTTTAATTCAGAccagagaaagaaaaaagaatagcTAGTTTCTACTAACAAACTTCCTAGTGAGTTCAATTTGATCACTGACATGAAACCATGATCATAGATTGTTGGACTTCAAGTTTAATCCCTTCTCTGACTTTTCTTATAAACTCATCGCATTTCTTGTTCAACTCTTCTGTACTCAGAAACccaacgtcttcttcttcttcttcttcttcttcttctgtaatCAAtaactttttctcttcttcttgcaCTTGTTCAGTTTCTACATTGATAACTTGATCTTCCTCTGCCTTTTGTGCATTTGTTTCTGTCAACTTGACCACTCCAACTTCCCGGGTTTCGCCATTGATCTtcacatcatcttcatcattgaTGAGATTAGACCCCGATGGAGAAGTCCCAATAAGACCAGAATTCTTCACAATGAACACCAGGAGTCCATTGCAAAGCAGGAACATGTAGTTCTTGTCAAAAGTGTAGCTGAACAGTCTCACAGAAGGTGAAGATATGAAGGCATTGGGGAaatgaacaagaaaagaaattagaGAAGACTGAGAGAACAAGATTGAAAAGACAGAGATTGAAAGCAAAAACTTGATGGCTTTGCTATGAATGATATAAtccatggtttttttttttttgctctgaagaagaaagaagctttCTTTTCTAGCAGGGTATTCTCAGAAAGCTCAGTGAAGCTCGCTTGGCTTAAGGATATGAACACGGTGGATGTTTATATAAGGTTGGAGCGTGAATATAATACTGGCTACACTCGTTTTGGCAAGAGAAATTAGAAATGGACCCCTAATGGAGTCAACTACCTCTTTAATATTTCTTTGGAGACCAAGACTTAAAATCATATCTGGTCTTTCCAAAGAACAAAACGTAGTTAAAAGTCATGGTTGTTCCAAGACACTCTAAAAAAAGTTTTATGATGGTTCTTGTAGCTGTCTTATTAGTTATTACTATTAGGCTATTAGCTCTTCAAGGCCAAAACAAAGGTTAGGTTTGTGTTCGAGTTTTCACTTAAagggtttctttctttttaggtGGTTAGCTTTCCTGTTTTCATGTTACAGTTGAAACGTACAAATAAAGGTGAGCCTTTAACTAAAAGAGATGGTAGGACTTCTAATGGGTTGGAGTACTTTTGTATTTGTAGAtgacttagtaatttccaaggGTTAATGTTGGGATGGTTCATCAATAAAGTTTAGCTTGACTGAGGGCAAAAGATCTTAAAGTTTGGCATATAGGCattaaatgaataaataaataaaacgatcATAAAGGTCAGCATAGAGTAAAGTTAAAAATGCAAatactgtaaaaaaaaaaaaaggttctaaaAGTATTATGATTTACTCAATACATATAATTTGTGAATGATTGCAAGTATTTGAAGTTTATGTTGTAGTATTTTCTACTATACGAGAGGGTGAAGTGAAAAGTTTTTAGTCAtgaagtttttgtttgttttttttttttttttgtgatcaaaaatttttatttttcactagCAAAAAAGACCTAGCCGCTCTTGTGCTAGGGTTTACTTTCTAGGTCATAGAAAGAAAAATCTGCATCCATGGACGTGGATGTACTTAGCTGGAACTGCAGAGGAATCTGCAACGATGCGACAACAAGAGCTCTGAAGGATCTTATATCACAAAATAGGCCTCAGATTGTGTTCCTGTGTGAAACGAAAATCAGCCGAAAGGAGGACTTTGACCGGTTGCAGAGAGCGTTGGGATTTGTGAATGCGGAGATGGTGCTCAGTGAGGGTTTGTCTGGCGGCCTTGGACTGTTATGGAATGATGAGGTAAATCTGAGAATGGGTACGACATCAGCCCATCATATGGATGCGGTGATTGTTGGGGCAGCGGGTACTCCCTCGTGGAGAGTGACTGGATTCTATGGGTATGCCAGAACAGGGGAGAGAGATAGGTCGTGGAAGCTACTGCGTGATCTTGCTGACCTAGATTCATTACCGTGGGTTGTAGTGGGAGATTTTAATGAAATACTTAACAATGGGGAGAAGATTGATGGACCTGTGCGAGCGGAGAGGCAGATGAGAGGGTTTCGGGAAGCCCTAGGTTATGGGGATCTGTTGGATCTTGGTTTTCATGGGGCTATGGCAACATGGTGGAACTCGGAAACACAATTGAGGTTGGATAGGGCGGTGTGTACACCCTCTTGGTATGATTTGTTTGGTCATTCAAAACTTTTCCATCTGTCTCCATCGGACTCGGATCATGTACCCATCCTATTGAAGGCTAGTACAATCCCTCTGGCATCTCGACCGAAGCATCATCGCTTCAAGTTTGAGGCGTTCTGGATACAGCATCCGGATTGTGAGGGGGTGGTTAAGGAAGCTTGGGGTACGGACGTTATGGGGACTCCGATGTTTTGTGTTGCGAAAAAGATAATGCATACTCGGATTCAACTTGATAAGTGGCAGAAGCAAGTGTTCCGGGGCCGTCAAATCCAGATGCTCGGTATTCGATCTAGGTTGGAGGAGCTCCTAGATGTGCCTATTTCTGATTGGGTACAGCGGGAGAAGAAAGATTTGATGGATAGGCTTCAAATATTGTTGTATCAGGAGGAGTCGTTCTGGAAACAACGGTCTAAGGTTACTTGGCTCAAAGAAGGTGACAGGAACACAGGATTTTTTCATCGTAAAACTGAGAACAGAAAGCGAAAGAACTTGCTGCATGGTCTTTATGATGAGAATGGTCAATGGGTTGACGATGATGCTGGGGTTGAGAATGTGGTTACTACCTATTTTTCAAAGATGTTCCAAGCTTCGGAGATAGATTTTGACGCGGTCCACACTACTTTGGCAGCCATTCGACCTTCAGTGAACCAGGAGATGAATAACCAGCTCTGTGCACCTTATACAGTGGAGGAGGTTCGTCAGGCACTCTTCCAGATGTACCCAACTAAATCCCCGGGTCCGGATGGGATGCCACCTTTATTCTTCCAACATTATTGGGAAATAATTGGAACAGATGTCTTTGAGGCGGTAAAGAGCTTCCTTCAAACAGGCCAGTTACTTCGGCAGATTAACTTTACTCATATATGCCTCATTCCAAAGGTTGATAACCCGGAACATATGTCTGACCTTCGTCCAATTGCGCTGTGCAATGTGATTTATAAAATATGTTCGAAGGTGATTGCAAACAGGTTAAAGGTCATTCTGCCTCAGGTGATTTCACCTTTtcaaagtgcttttgttccA is a window from the Rosa chinensis cultivar Old Blush chromosome 2, RchiOBHm-V2, whole genome shotgun sequence genome containing:
- the LOC112190031 gene encoding uncharacterized protein LOC112190031, with product MDYIIHSKAIKFLLSISVFSILFSQSSLISFLVHFPNAFISSPSVRLFSYTFDKNYMFLLCNGLLVFIVKNSGLIGTSPSGSNLINDEDDVKINGETREVGVVKLTETNAQKAEEDQVINVETEQVQEEEKKLLITEEEEEEEEEDVGFLSTEELNKKCDEFIRKVREGIKLEVQQSMIMVSCQ